From the Halomonas meridiana genome, one window contains:
- a CDS encoding TetR family transcriptional regulator has protein sequence MARKTKAEAAATREALLDAAEEVFFAKGVARTSLEQIARHAGLTRGAVYWHFKNKGDLFMALVQRVRMPFQSLMEEVNNADPTVSPLDAIRLACHAGLNRLEQPSHQRILSILLHRCEFFSDINPIEMQDEIAEECFDEMLVVFQLAQQQQLLRDDVTPEVATRLMQSTLGGLFHDWLRNPDAFSLRERGGELIDALMAMLHR, from the coding sequence ATGGCAAGAAAAACCAAAGCGGAGGCTGCTGCAACTCGCGAAGCGCTGTTGGATGCTGCTGAAGAGGTGTTTTTCGCAAAAGGCGTTGCACGCACGTCGTTAGAGCAAATCGCTCGCCATGCTGGCCTTACCCGAGGCGCCGTTTATTGGCACTTCAAGAACAAAGGCGACCTGTTCATGGCCCTGGTGCAGCGAGTGCGCATGCCGTTCCAGTCGCTGATGGAAGAGGTCAATAACGCCGACCCAACCGTATCGCCGCTCGATGCCATTCGTCTTGCCTGCCACGCGGGGTTGAACCGTTTGGAGCAGCCCTCCCACCAGCGCATTCTTTCCATTTTGCTGCATCGCTGTGAATTCTTTAGTGATATCAATCCCATCGAAATGCAGGACGAAATTGCGGAAGAGTGCTTCGACGAGATGCTCGTGGTGTTTCAGCTCGCTCAACAGCAACAGCTTTTACGCGACGATGTCACGCCGGAGGTGGCCACGCGGCTCATGCAGTCCACGCTGGGCGGCCTGTTCCACGACTGGCTGCGCAACCCGGATGCCTTTTCGCTTCGCGAACGAGGCGGCGAATTGATCGATGCCCTGATGGCCATGCTACACCGCTGA
- a CDS encoding succinylglutamate desuccinylase/aspartoacylase family protein produces MARAPFSLAGHTVMPGQRLQIDVPVARLYTHTPLHIPVEVVHGRKEGPVMLVCGGIHGDEINGVEIVRRLLRSKAINSLRGTLIAVPVVNVFGFLQQTRYLPDRRDLNRCFPGSEKGSLGGRIAALFREEIVDHATHIIDLHTGAIHRTNLPQIRAQLSAGSETERMADAFGAPVILNAELREGSLRHYAQSRGIPVLTYEAGEALRFDEWAIAPGVQGVLRVMRRLGMLTGEQRRRAPAPAELANGSSWARAPIDGILRPKVRLGARVAKGEVLGKVADPFGNDEDEVRSMADGIVIGMSRLPLANEGEALYHIARFDEIEEAETAIESFQSSLTPPPDAMY; encoded by the coding sequence ATGGCGCGAGCACCTTTCTCTCTAGCTGGGCATACTGTGATGCCTGGGCAACGTTTACAGATCGACGTGCCGGTGGCGCGCCTTTATACCCATACGCCGCTGCATATTCCGGTCGAAGTGGTCCACGGCCGCAAAGAGGGGCCGGTGATGCTGGTCTGCGGCGGCATCCATGGCGATGAAATCAACGGTGTTGAAATTGTACGTCGTTTGCTGCGCTCGAAAGCGATCAATAGTCTGCGCGGTACGCTAATTGCGGTGCCGGTGGTCAACGTATTCGGCTTTTTACAGCAAACCCGCTACCTGCCAGATCGACGTGATTTAAACCGCTGCTTTCCGGGCAGTGAAAAGGGCTCGCTGGGTGGCCGAATTGCGGCGCTGTTCCGGGAGGAGATCGTCGATCATGCCACCCATATCATCGATTTGCATACGGGGGCCATTCACCGCACTAACTTGCCGCAAATCCGTGCACAGTTGAGTGCGGGCAGCGAAACCGAGCGTATGGCCGACGCTTTTGGCGCGCCGGTCATTTTGAACGCGGAACTGCGCGAAGGCAGCCTGCGCCACTACGCCCAAAGCCGCGGTATTCCGGTACTCACCTATGAGGCTGGTGAAGCGTTGCGCTTCGATGAGTGGGCTATCGCCCCTGGCGTGCAGGGCGTTCTGCGCGTTATGCGCCGGTTGGGCATGCTGACAGGCGAGCAGCGCCGCCGAGCACCGGCCCCGGCGGAGCTGGCCAATGGCTCAAGCTGGGCGCGTGCGCCCATCGATGGCATCCTGCGCCCCAAAGTGCGCCTGGGGGCACGGGTGGCCAAGGGCGAAGTGCTGGGCAAGGTAGCGGACCCGTTCGGTAACGACGAAGATGAAGTACGTTCCATGGCCGATGGTATCGTCATCGGCATGAGCCGCTTGCCGCTTGCCAACGAAGGGGAAGCGCTCTACCACATCGCCCGCTTCGACGAAATCGAAGAGGCCGAAACGGCGATCGAGAGTTTTCAATCCAGCCTAACGCCTCCGCCAGACGCAATGTATTAA
- a CDS encoding alpha/beta fold hydrolase, with translation MDALEFVRVRELDIAVRIWNPDAPRTLIAWHGLARHGGDFAALARELGSEWRILAPDTPGRGLSSWSLFPAHDYLYSHYLTIAIALLDHYQLEQVDWLGTSMGGLLGILIAANEQHRARISRLILNDVGPELNKEGLIALSSYFGVTHRFNNFADLKAELTKHYASFGITRAEEWRELALHSARRLPDGSWTYHFDPRIGEQFIHDTPRDTWADWANIRCPIMVIRGETSTLLDAETLPKMAEAQPTLTTLTAAGCGHAPMLNTPEQVTPIRHFLNEPARAHRAAAPSTAVSSSLLSWLTKQWRRWFH, from the coding sequence ATGGATGCGTTAGAGTTTGTTCGCGTGCGCGAACTGGACATTGCCGTTCGTATCTGGAACCCAGATGCACCACGCACGTTGATCGCCTGGCACGGGCTTGCCCGTCACGGCGGCGACTTTGCTGCGCTGGCAAGAGAGCTGGGCAGTGAATGGCGAATCCTCGCGCCCGATACCCCCGGACGAGGGTTATCGAGCTGGTCGCTGTTTCCCGCTCACGACTATCTCTACAGTCACTACCTCACCATCGCGATCGCACTACTGGATCACTATCAGCTCGAACAGGTGGACTGGCTCGGCACGTCGATGGGCGGCCTGTTAGGGATACTCATCGCGGCTAACGAGCAGCATCGCGCGCGTATTTCACGGTTGATCCTCAACGACGTAGGGCCAGAATTGAACAAAGAGGGATTGATCGCTCTGTCGAGCTACTTTGGCGTGACGCATCGGTTCAACAACTTTGCCGACTTAAAAGCGGAACTCACCAAGCATTACGCTAGCTTCGGCATTACTCGCGCCGAGGAGTGGCGAGAGCTTGCCCTTCATAGTGCCCGCCGCCTGCCCGATGGCAGTTGGACCTACCACTTCGACCCACGCATCGGCGAGCAGTTTATCCACGACACGCCCAGGGACACCTGGGCGGACTGGGCCAATATACGCTGCCCGATCATGGTGATTCGAGGGGAGACATCGACCCTGCTCGACGCCGAGACGCTTCCCAAGATGGCGGAGGCACAGCCTACGTTGACGACGTTGACCGCAGCGGGCTGTGGTCACGCGCCGATGCTCAATACGCCTGAGCAGGTTACGCCCATTCGCCACTTCCTCAACGAACCGGCACGTGCACATCGCGCAGCGGCCCCCAGCACCGCCGTTTCGTCCTCATTACTGAGTTGGCTGACGAAGCAGTGGCGGCGCTGGTTTCATTAA
- a CDS encoding efflux RND transporter permease subunit, producing MNFSNFFISRPIFATVLAIIVTLVGVMAMRVLPIEQYPSVVPPTVSVQAQFPGADAETVAQTVAAPLAEAINGVEDMLYMTSNSADNGTMSLSVAFNIGTDGDINTINVNNRVQGALSQLPEAVQSQGVTVELRSDSILMLVALTSQSGDYDKIYMQNYATLNILDELRQVPGVGNAEVLGGGEFAMRIWMDPDKLAQYDLTPSEVASAIRAQNTEIPAGNLAATPQSEPRAYTYTITAGGRLTSTDDFREIFLRTNPDGSSLRLEDVARIELGASFYGVDARLNGDAMTPIIINQQPGANALETADAVRATMEELSGRFPPGLEYVTPYDTTLFIDASVETVIKTFIEAFLIVIVILFIFLQNWRFTVIAMSVVPVSVIGTFAGFYLFDFSINLLTLFALVLSIGIVVDDAILVVENVERVISEEDDISVRDATIRAMKEVGGPVIATSLIMAAVFVPVAFLGGFTGQIYQQFAITVAISVALSALMALTFTPALSAIFIKHNLHHSKQSAFRRAISTPLRLFDRFFAGFTAVYMWFVKKLVRFWVLALALTVAVGAGSYWLYANTPSTLVPETDQGIVLASISLPDAASLSRTQAYMAELSEQIEAIPGVEYSSAVAGYDILSSAVNTARGIMFINMKPWAERELTANELVGRIMQLGASIDGGSAMAFNVPPIMGLSTTGGFTGYLQSFDGASTRELYEASLQIMQAANQHPVLNRVFTTFNVNVPSYRAEIDQQKALSYGVALENINSALANTFGNGFVNYFSYQNRNFQVYLQNEDEFRKTPEDVNNVYVRGGNGERIPLSEFVTLERQTGPAVVSRFGVYAGAQFQGNPAPGYSSAQAIEAMEEVVQETLGDNWGMGWTGTAYQESNLGNTATLAIVFGILMVFLILAAQYESWSLPLAVLTATPFAFLGGIGGIVLRGLDTSVYVQIGMLVVVGLAAKNAILIVEFAELQRKELGKSIREAAITAAELRFRPIVMTSLAFVFGTLPLALATGASDVSSHHIGTTVAVGMASVAILGSLFIPSFYAMIAAVSDWLYRKRHPNQERQEQAELGHDKA from the coding sequence ATGAATTTCTCTAACTTCTTTATCAGCCGCCCGATTTTTGCCACGGTACTGGCAATTATCGTCACGCTGGTAGGTGTGATGGCCATGCGAGTGCTGCCGATCGAGCAGTACCCTAGCGTGGTGCCGCCCACGGTATCGGTTCAGGCCCAGTTCCCAGGGGCGGATGCCGAAACCGTGGCACAGACGGTCGCTGCGCCGCTGGCCGAGGCGATTAACGGCGTCGAGGACATGCTCTACATGACCTCCAACAGCGCCGATAATGGCACCATGAGCCTGAGCGTGGCGTTCAACATCGGCACGGATGGCGACATCAATACGATCAACGTCAATAACCGTGTTCAGGGGGCACTATCGCAGCTGCCCGAGGCCGTCCAGTCTCAGGGAGTGACCGTCGAGCTGCGGTCAGACTCGATCCTGATGCTGGTGGCCTTGACCTCCCAGAGCGGTGATTATGACAAGATCTATATGCAGAACTACGCTACGCTCAATATTCTCGATGAGCTGCGCCAAGTGCCTGGGGTGGGTAACGCCGAGGTACTTGGCGGTGGCGAGTTTGCCATGCGTATCTGGATGGACCCTGACAAGCTAGCGCAGTACGACCTTACGCCTAGCGAAGTGGCCAGTGCCATTCGTGCTCAGAACACCGAAATCCCCGCCGGTAACTTGGCCGCGACGCCACAAAGCGAGCCGCGCGCCTATACCTATACGATTACCGCCGGTGGACGTCTCACGAGCACTGACGACTTCCGCGAAATCTTCCTGCGTACCAACCCCGATGGCTCATCGCTGCGTCTGGAAGACGTCGCACGGATCGAGCTGGGTGCCTCCTTTTATGGTGTCGATGCGCGTTTGAACGGCGATGCCATGACGCCGATCATTATCAACCAGCAGCCGGGGGCCAACGCGCTGGAAACCGCGGATGCGGTGCGCGCTACCATGGAGGAGTTGTCCGGGCGTTTCCCGCCGGGCCTGGAGTACGTAACTCCGTATGATACGACGCTGTTCATCGATGCCTCGGTCGAAACGGTCATCAAGACGTTCATCGAAGCGTTCCTGATCGTTATCGTAATTCTGTTTATCTTCCTGCAGAACTGGCGCTTTACCGTCATCGCCATGTCGGTGGTGCCGGTATCGGTGATCGGTACCTTCGCAGGCTTCTATCTATTCGATTTCTCGATCAACCTGCTGACGCTATTCGCGTTGGTGTTGTCGATAGGTATCGTGGTGGATGACGCGATACTGGTGGTCGAAAACGTCGAGCGGGTCATTAGCGAAGAGGACGATATCAGCGTTCGTGACGCGACGATCCGCGCTATGAAGGAAGTGGGCGGGCCGGTTATCGCCACGTCACTGATCATGGCGGCGGTCTTCGTGCCGGTGGCTTTCCTGGGCGGGTTTACCGGGCAGATCTATCAGCAGTTTGCGATCACCGTGGCCATTTCGGTAGCGCTGTCGGCGTTGATGGCGTTGACCTTTACCCCAGCCCTGTCGGCGATCTTCATCAAGCACAACTTGCACCATTCCAAGCAGTCGGCCTTTAGGCGTGCCATCAGCACGCCACTGCGTCTGTTCGACCGCTTCTTTGCCGGTTTTACCGCCGTGTACATGTGGTTCGTCAAGAAGCTGGTGCGCTTCTGGGTGCTGGCGTTGGCGCTCACCGTGGCAGTGGGCGCGGGCTCCTATTGGCTCTACGCCAACACGCCCTCGACACTGGTGCCCGAGACCGACCAGGGGATCGTGCTGGCGAGTATCTCCTTGCCGGATGCTGCCTCGCTGAGCCGTACCCAGGCATACATGGCGGAGCTGAGCGAGCAGATCGAAGCGATTCCAGGGGTCGAGTACTCTTCTGCGGTGGCGGGCTATGACATTCTGTCCAGCGCGGTGAATACCGCACGCGGCATCATGTTCATCAACATGAAGCCATGGGCGGAGCGTGAGCTCACTGCCAATGAGCTGGTTGGCCGCATCATGCAGCTGGGTGCCAGTATCGATGGCGGTTCGGCGATGGCCTTCAACGTGCCGCCGATCATGGGACTGTCTACCACCGGTGGTTTCACCGGTTACCTGCAGTCGTTCGACGGGGCGTCTACTCGGGAACTGTATGAAGCCTCGCTGCAAATCATGCAGGCCGCGAACCAGCACCCTGTATTGAACCGAGTGTTCACGACGTTCAACGTAAACGTGCCCTCGTACCGGGCGGAGATCGACCAGCAAAAAGCGCTCAGCTACGGCGTCGCGCTTGAGAATATCAATTCGGCGCTGGCGAACACCTTTGGTAACGGGTTCGTGAACTACTTCAGCTACCAAAACCGTAACTTCCAGGTGTACTTGCAGAACGAAGACGAGTTCCGTAAAACGCCGGAAGACGTCAACAACGTCTACGTGCGCGGCGGTAATGGCGAGCGTATCCCGCTCTCTGAGTTCGTCACCCTCGAACGCCAGACGGGGCCTGCGGTCGTGTCACGGTTTGGGGTCTACGCAGGGGCGCAGTTCCAGGGTAACCCGGCACCGGGCTACAGCTCGGCTCAGGCCATCGAAGCCATGGAAGAAGTGGTGCAGGAGACGCTGGGTGATAACTGGGGCATGGGCTGGACCGGTACGGCGTATCAGGAATCCAACCTGGGGAATACGGCAACGCTTGCGATCGTGTTCGGTATCCTGATGGTGTTCCTGATCCTAGCGGCTCAGTACGAAAGCTGGTCGTTGCCGCTGGCGGTACTGACCGCCACGCCTTTCGCATTCCTTGGCGGTATTGGGGGGATCGTGCTGCGTGGTTTGGATACCAGTGTCTACGTGCAGATCGGCATGCTAGTGGTGGTCGGTCTGGCGGCGAAGAACGCCATCCTGATCGTCGAGTTTGCCGAGCTGCAGCGTAAAGAGCTGGGTAAATCGATTCGCGAAGCGGCGATTACCGCAGCAGAACTGCGCTTCCGTCCGATCGTCATGACGTCGCTGGCGTTTGTCTTCGGTACTTTGCCCTTGGCCTTGGCGACCGGTGCCAGTGACGTAAGTAGTCACCACATCGGTACCACGGTCGCCGTGGGGATGGCATCCGTAGCGATTCTGGGGAGTCTGTTCATTCCCAGTTTCTACGCCATGATTGCTGCAGTATCGGATTGGCTCTATCGCAAGCGCCATCCGAACCAGGAGCGTCAAGAGCAAGCGGAGCTCGGACACGATAAGGCGTAA
- a CDS encoding catalase: MSSGSQHPTTNEAGIPVSSDEHSLSVGADGPIVMHDHYLMEQMAAFNREMIPDRQPHAKGSGAFGHFEVTHDVSQYTKAAFLQPGTKTDVLIRFSTVAGESGSPDTWRDPRGFSIKFYTEEGNFDMVGNNTPVFFVRDPMKFQHFIHSQKRRADNGLRDHDMQWDFWTLVPESAHQVAWLMGDRGVPATWRHMNGYSSHTYMWVNEEGERFWVKYHFKTDQGIKCMTQEQADQMAGSDADYHRRDLFEAIKRGDYPTWTLHMQIMPFEDAKTYRVNPFDLTKVWSHKDYPLIEVGKLTLDRNPTDFHSEIEQAAFEPNNMVPGTGLSPDKMLLARSISYADAHRARLGVNYKHIPVNTPKCPVHSYGQGGAMRIRHATDPVYTPNSKGGPKADGQRYPEDAVWSTDGQFVRAAYTLRKDDDDWSQAHALVREVMDDAQRDRLVSNVVGHLSGGVTEPVLERAFEYWRNIDQEVGERIEQGVRAQ; the protein is encoded by the coding sequence ATGAGCAGTGGTAGCCAGCATCCCACCACCAATGAAGCAGGTATTCCGGTATCGAGCGATGAGCATTCGCTATCGGTAGGCGCGGATGGCCCGATCGTCATGCACGATCACTACCTGATGGAGCAAATGGCGGCGTTTAACCGGGAAATGATTCCCGACCGCCAGCCCCACGCCAAAGGCAGCGGCGCGTTTGGCCACTTCGAAGTCACTCACGACGTCAGCCAATACACCAAGGCGGCCTTCCTGCAGCCAGGCACAAAGACCGATGTGCTGATCCGTTTTTCCACCGTGGCAGGCGAGAGCGGTAGTCCGGATACGTGGCGCGACCCGCGCGGCTTCTCGATTAAGTTCTACACCGAAGAAGGCAACTTCGACATGGTGGGTAACAATACCCCCGTGTTCTTCGTGCGCGATCCCATGAAGTTCCAGCACTTCATCCACTCCCAAAAGCGCCGCGCGGATAACGGCCTGCGGGACCACGATATGCAGTGGGATTTCTGGACGTTGGTGCCCGAGTCTGCCCACCAAGTCGCGTGGTTAATGGGCGACCGCGGTGTGCCCGCCACGTGGCGACATATGAACGGCTACTCCAGCCACACCTATATGTGGGTGAACGAGGAAGGTGAGCGGTTTTGGGTGAAGTATCACTTTAAAACCGATCAGGGCATTAAGTGCATGACCCAAGAGCAGGCCGACCAGATGGCCGGTAGCGATGCGGACTACCACCGCCGGGATCTGTTCGAGGCGATCAAGCGCGGCGACTACCCGACTTGGACGCTGCACATGCAGATCATGCCGTTTGAGGATGCCAAGACCTACCGCGTTAACCCCTTCGACCTTACCAAAGTGTGGTCGCATAAGGATTATCCGCTGATCGAAGTGGGCAAGCTGACGCTAGACCGCAATCCCACGGATTTCCATAGCGAGATCGAGCAGGCCGCGTTCGAGCCCAACAATATGGTGCCGGGCACCGGGCTTTCGCCGGATAAAATGCTGTTAGCGCGCTCCATTTCCTACGCCGACGCTCACCGTGCGCGGTTGGGGGTGAACTACAAGCATATTCCGGTCAATACGCCCAAGTGCCCCGTGCATAGCTACGGTCAGGGTGGTGCGATGCGCATTCGTCATGCCACCGACCCTGTGTACACGCCCAATAGCAAAGGCGGCCCCAAGGCCGACGGACAGCGCTATCCGGAAGACGCGGTGTGGTCGACGGATGGGCAATTCGTGCGCGCCGCGTATACGCTGCGCAAAGACGACGATGACTGGAGCCAAGCGCACGCATTAGTGCGTGAGGTGATGGACGATGCCCAGCGCGACCGTTTGGTTTCCAACGTGGTGGGGCATCTTTCCGGTGGCGTGACGGAACCGGTCTTGGAACGCGCCTTTGAGTATTGGCGCAATATTGATCAAGAAGTGGGCGAACGTATTGAGCAAGGCGTTCGCGCGCAGTAG
- the dusA gene encoding tRNA dihydrouridine(20/20a) synthase DusA gives MTDLNRNSSADRGRLFSIAPMMDWTTRDYRAFARTLTKRALLYTEMVTTGAVLHGSPRERFLGYSEVEHPIALQLGGSDAGELAECAAIAQAWGYDEVNLNVGCPSDRVQNNMIGACLMGHPDKVAAAVKAMQAAVSIPVTVKCRIGIDDQDEDTDLARFIDIVASAGCEVFTVHARKAWLQGLSPKENRDIPPLNYPRVHRLKQSHPELHIGINGGIKTLAECQEQLAQVDSVMVGREAYQNPWLLAGVDEQLFGEQGPARTRLEAATAFRPYIQQRLDEGAKLNHITRHLLGLFQGCPGGRRFRRHLSEHAHKEGAGLRLFDDALGLVREPEFEVEAFEKNTTNQPVT, from the coding sequence CCGCGACTACCGCGCCTTCGCCCGCACGCTCACCAAGCGGGCGCTGCTGTATACCGAGATGGTGACCACCGGGGCGGTGCTACATGGTTCTCCCCGCGAGCGCTTTTTGGGCTATAGCGAAGTGGAGCATCCCATTGCTCTGCAGTTGGGAGGCAGCGATGCGGGTGAGCTGGCGGAGTGCGCGGCGATTGCGCAGGCGTGGGGCTATGATGAGGTCAACTTAAACGTTGGCTGCCCAAGTGACCGGGTGCAGAACAATATGATTGGCGCGTGCCTCATGGGCCACCCCGACAAAGTGGCCGCTGCGGTGAAGGCCATGCAGGCGGCGGTGTCGATTCCGGTCACGGTGAAGTGTCGTATTGGTATCGATGACCAGGATGAAGACACCGATTTAGCGCGGTTTATTGATATTGTGGCCTCAGCAGGCTGTGAAGTATTTACCGTACACGCCCGTAAGGCGTGGCTGCAGGGGCTGTCGCCGAAAGAGAATCGCGATATTCCGCCGCTGAATTACCCCCGCGTACATCGGCTAAAGCAGAGCCATCCTGAGCTGCATATTGGTATCAATGGCGGTATTAAAACCCTGGCGGAGTGCCAAGAGCAGCTTGCGCAGGTGGATAGCGTGATGGTGGGTCGTGAAGCGTACCAAAACCCATGGCTACTGGCGGGTGTGGATGAGCAGCTCTTTGGCGAGCAGGGCCCTGCCCGTACACGCTTGGAAGCGGCCACGGCGTTTCGCCCGTACATTCAGCAGCGGCTAGATGAGGGGGCGAAGCTCAATCATATTACTCGCCACTTGCTAGGGCTTTTCCAGGGCTGCCCTGGCGGGCGTCGGTTCCGCCGTCACCTGTCGGAGCACGCACATAAAGAGGGCGCGGGCTTACGCTTGTTTGATGACGCGCTCGGCTTGGTTCGCGAGCCTGAGTTTGAAGTGGAAGCTTTTGAGAAGAATACGACCAACCAGCCCGTAACCTAA